The following proteins are encoded in a genomic region of Nicotiana sylvestris chromosome 4, ASM39365v2, whole genome shotgun sequence:
- the LOC138890038 gene encoding uncharacterized protein yields MSEKPPMETFTVVKDAGDLGKEVDTMAMDHVVKGERSKELVEKEASDGLSFSWTENEEDDRGEKEEEVVNSYEEHAAQNIANEEEKSENEGASGDEKESDTEDKTSEHANNSTKEENHSEE; encoded by the coding sequence ATGAGTGAGAAGCCACCAATGGAAACATTTACTGTAGTAAAGGATGCAGGGGATCTGGGGAAGGAGGTAGATACAATGGCTATGGATCATGTGGTTAAGGGAGAAAGAAGTAAAGAACTTGTGGAAAAGGAGGCTTCTGATGGCCTTTCTTTTAGTTGGACTGAGAATGAGGAAGATGATCGgggtgaaaaagaagaagaagttgtgAACAGTTATGAGGAACATGCTGCTCAAAACATAGccaatgaagaagaaaagagtgaGAATGAGGGAGCATCTGGAGATGAGAAGGAGAGTGATACAGAGGATAAGACAAGTGAACATGCTAATAATTCTACAAAAGAAGAAAATCATAGTGAAGAATAG